A single region of the Raphanus sativus cultivar WK10039 chromosome 1, ASM80110v3, whole genome shotgun sequence genome encodes:
- the LOC108843620 gene encoding ankyrin repeat-containing protein BDA1-like, translating into MMIHFMQMMRLLLQCRSVQRNEVNGDDLTFLDILRNQGQRNAGGGLRSQRLRVGKALDLEQVAMKTGCKEAASVPRPKARCEILKSPFTFWTFCSTFIRRRRTNTSDEARGVFLIVCSLIITATYQTALQPPGGVQQSEDSNAGSMVMKHAFLILLWVSNTIGFGCTIIYTFCLIPLVGLFSNWFFWIGTSLCISYDVAMAVISPYPLVFLSVNLVFLLLIALYILLEVFIQRWWLFYCPLRKCYMMNFWFIECCIICNTI; encoded by the coding sequence atGATGATCCATTTTATGCAGATGATGAGACTGTTACTGCAATGTAGGTCGGTTCAGCGAAATGAAGTAAATGGTGATGATTTAACTTTCCTTGATATTTTAAGAAACCAAGGACAGAGAAATGCTGGTGGAGGCTTAAGAAGCCAGAGACTGAGAGTAGGAAAGGCCTTGGATTTGGAACAAGTTGCTATGAAAACTGGGTGTAAAGAGGCGGCTTCCGTGCCAAGACCAAAGGCAAGGTGTGAGATTTTAAAATCACCATTCACTTTCTGGACATTCTGCTCCACATTCATTAGACGCCGAAGGACTAACACGTCAGATGAAGCTCGAGGAGTGTTCCTGATTGTGTGCTCTTTGATAATAACAGCCACTTACCAGACTGCACTCCAGCCTCCTGGAGGTGTACAACAGTCCGAGGATTCCAATGCGGgttcgatggtgatgaaacatGCATTCTTAATCCTTCTTTGGGTTTCCAACACCATTGGCTTCGGCTGCACTATTATCTACACATTTTGTCTCATACCACTTGTTGGTTTGTTTTCAAATTGGTTCTTTTGGATTGGGACATCTCTGTGCATTTCTTATGATGTAGCCATGGCAGTAATCTCACCGTACCCTCTAGTGTTTCTCTCCGTAAACTTGGTCTTTTTACTGCTCATTGCTCTCTATATTTTGCTTGAAGTTTTTATACAACGTTGGTGGCTTTTTTACTGTCCATTAAGAAAATGTTATATGATGAATTTTTGGTTCATTGAATGTTGTATAATTTGTAATACTAtttag
- the LOC108859719 gene encoding ankyrin repeat-containing protein BDA1-like: MDPRLEQAAESGSIDELYALIDENPYILENIEAVPFVTTPLHVAAASGNLPFAKEIMNLKPSFARKLNAGGYSPLHLAVNMDQDEFVCRMIWLDGHLARVKGRNGITPFHLLAIKGDADLVARCLRKSPECIEDESVDRQNALHLAVIHNRFEVLQVLTGWIQRMTQRDADSIQSRVLNKVDIDYNMPLHLAASKNDRQAVKLLLECRLVKRNEVNGDGLTFLDILRNQEQREEEGGAGLRSQGPGGEDLDLEQVVVKTGCKEAASVPRTKARFETLKSPFTFWNFCSTGIRRLRTDTSDEARGVFLIICTLIITATYQTALQPPGGVHQSEGSNAGSVVMKQVFFILLWISNTIGFCCAIFYTFCLMPIGSMFACWFFWIGGSLCISYALAMAVISPHPLVFLSAAFVFFLLIALYMLLEVFFESWHLTVSLVPRLSWFWKV; encoded by the exons ATGCTCTTATTGATGAGAATCCATACATACTTGAGAACATAGAGGCAGTACCATTTGTGACCACTCCCCTCCACGTAGCTGCAGCTTCTGGGAACTTACCATTTGCCAAGGAGATTATGAATCTTAAGCCCTCTTTTGCTAGAAAGCTCAACGCAGGCGGGTACAGTCCGTTGCATCTTGCTGTCAACATGGATCAAGATGAGTTTGTCTGCAGGATGATCTGGCTTGATGGCCATCTTGCCCGCGTTAAAGGGAGAAACGGCATCACACCGTTTCATTTACTAGCGATAAAAGGAGACGCAGATCTTGTAGCAAGGTGCCTTCGTAAATCCCCTGAATGTATCGAAGATGAGAGCGTAGATCGCCAGAATGCTCTGCATCTTGCTGTGATACATAATAGATTCGAAGTTCTCCAAGTCCTCACCGGATGGATCCAGAGAATGACCCAAAGAGACGCTGACTCCATTCAGAGTCGTGTTTTGAATAAAGTGGATATTGACTACAACATGCCTTTGCACCTTGCAGCATCTAAGAATGATCGCCAG GCGGTTAAGCTGTTATTGGAATGTCGGTTGGTCAAGCGGAACGAAGTAAATGGTGATGGTTTAACTTTCCTTGATATCTTAAGAAACCAAGAACAGAGAGAGGAGGAAGGTGGAGCAGGCTTAAGAAGCCAGGGACCAGGAGGGGAGGACCTGGATTTGGAACAAGTTGTTGTAAAAACCGGGTGTAAAGAGGCGGCTTCCGTGCCAAGAACGAAGGCAAGGTTTGAGACTTTAAAATCACCATTCACTTTCTGGAATTTCTGTTCCACGGGCATTAGACGCCTAAGGACTGACACATCAGATGAAGCTCGTGGAGTGTTCTTGATTATATGCACTTTGATAATAACAGCCACTTACCAGACTGCCCTCCAGCCTCCCGGAGGTGTACACCAATCTGAGGGTTCGAATGCGGGTTCCGTAGTGATGAAACAGGTCTTTTTCATCCTTCTTTGGATTTCCAACACCATCGGCTTCTGCTGCGCTATATTCTACACCTTTTGTCTCATGCCAATTGGTAGTATGTTTGCATGTTGGTTCTTTTGGATTGGGGGATCTCTGTGCATTTCTTATGCTCTGGCCATGGCAGTAATCTCACCGCACCCTCTAGTGTTTCTCTCTGCGGCCTTCGTCTTCTTCCTGCTCATTGCTCTCTATATGTTGCTTGAAGTTTTCTTTGAGAGTTGGCATCTGACTGTTAGTCTTGTGCCCCGATTGAGCTGGTTTTGGAAGGTTTGA